Genomic window (Paenibacillus sp. PK3_47):
TTCCAGACCCAGTCATAGGGAGCGATGTCCACATTATATCGGATCTGGTGCAGCCGCATCAGCTTATGCTGGACAATGCCGTCGTACAGCTGAAAAAAGCCGGCTCCCAGCAGAATACCTCCAATCCATCTGCGCAGCAGAAAAGCAGCCCGGCGCCGAAGGTCAGCCAGCATGAATAACGAGCCTACCGTAGCAAAAAAACTAAACGCATGAAAGAGGCCGTCAGAGATCAGGCCGGCGCTGGTGGTCGATTTATCATAAAAGTGATGCCAATGCAGCAGCTGATGGAACACAGCTTCGTCTATAAAGGCAATGGCGCCGATACCGAATAAAATGCCTGACCCCAGATTGCGGGCAGAGAAGTTCACCATTTTACCGCTCTCCTTGTTATATGTATGGTTTAGCTTGAATTGCCGACCTGCTTATTCATAGTCTTACCCTCAGGAATTTACAGCAAACCATCGTCTAACCGATAATTAGAGAGCAGGCGGCTTTTTGATTTTCTTGCATAAGCAGGACTCTGTTATGGAAAACTTCTGGAGAATAAACAGCATGATTCCAATGGAGGTTATCCTTATGACAACTCAGGATCCGCAAGAGCTTCTAAAGCTAAAACATGAGATGGATGAGCAGAAAAGGCAGTTTACCAATTTTGCCCGGAGTGTCAGCGCCGGCGGTGAAGTAGAGGCAGGCCAGGAATTCAGTAATGACCGGCTGCCGGATGATCAGAACCGGATGAAATCGGTTGAGAATAAACGCGATTAAATAAAATCAAGTGATACCTGTGAGTAAGCCGGTCCCTTCAGGGACCGGTTTAGCAACAGCTGAAAGGAATACATATATGCTTAAAGGGTACAGTCTCCAACTGGCTGTTTGGCTTTGTCTGGCAGTATTATGGGGATGCTCCAGTTCCAAGAGTCCGAACGTGCCGTTAGCAGACCAAACTTCAAAGTTAAATACAGCTCCGGGGTCCATCACAAGCTCTAAACCGAATGAGGTTAACGTCTATTACGTAGCTGCAGATGGAAATGACAACAATCAGGGAACCCTTGATTCACCCTGGGCGACACTGCAGCACGCCGCAGATAACGCTATGCCGGGCAGTCATATTTATCTTCGCGGAGGCGTGTATCACCAGAAGCTGCACATTACAAGCGGTGGTTCAGAAGGAGCCGGTTCAATGGTCTTTGCCGGCTATCCGAAGGAGACAGCTATCCTTGACGGTGAAGGCCTGCCGGTGGACGGGCTGGAAGGACTGATAGAGATTGAAAATGCAAGCTATGTGACGATCTCGGAGCTGGAAATCCGCAATTACAAAACATCAGCCAAAGATGAAGTACCCGCAGGCATCTATATTCATGGTGCCGGGAAATCAATTTCTTTACTGAATAACCGCATTCATTCCATAGCCAATACCGCACCGCTTAATGAGGATGATCTCTCGGGCAGGGATGCCCACGGAATAGCCGTATACGGAACCGAAGCGGATGAAGCCCTGTCTCACCTGAAAATTGCCGGCAATGAAGTGTATGATCTGGTGCTCGGTTCAAGTGAGGCGGTGGCCGTGAACGGGAATGTGGATAGTTTTGAAATTACAGACAATATCATTCATGATAATGATAACATCGGGATCGACATCATCGGTTACGAAGGAACTGCTGGGGTAGAGACAGTGGACCAGGCCCGGAACGGAACGGTTAAAGGCAACTTAGTATACGGGATTTCATCTAATTATAATCCGTCATACGGGACTTCACTGCCCAACGACAGCCACTCGGCGGGCGGGATTTACATCGACGGAGGCAGGTCAATCCTCGTTGAGCAGAACCGCGTATACGATAATGACATAGGCATTGAGCTGGCGTCCGAGCATAAGGGAAAGCTGACCCGGGATATAACGGTACGGAATAATCTGGTGTACCTCAACCGGCTGACCGGCATTGCCATGGGCGGGTACGACGAGGACCGCGGAGGCACGAGTGAGAGTACGATTGCTTTTAATACACTTTATATGAACGACTTGCTCGGCGCCGGTAACGGGCAGCTCTTTTTGCAGGCTAACCTAAGCGGTAATACCCTAACGGACAATATTGTCGTGGCCAGCGGTTCCGGCGTCCTGATCAGTAACGAATATACTAGCAACATTATGAATACAGTAGACCGGAATCTATACTTCGCGGAAGCTGGTGAGGAGGAGGCATTCTGGTTATGGAAAAAGAACGAGTATACCGGCTTCGCCGCTTATCAGCACGGAACAGGTAACGACTTCAACTCGAAGTTTGCTGATCCCAAGTTTAAGGACGCCGCCCGTGGTGATTTTCGCCTGCAATAAAACTTGTTTTCGCGAATTCGAAGGAGACATTCATCGGATTAGATAACGTTACACCAGGCACTCAAACGTATCAAAACATGCTTGCGGACGTAAATAACTGCTGCCGGGTCGTTACTTTGTTCAGCAGCGCTTACAACTACAGACCCGCCGGCACCAAAATCAAACAAGCTCCCTTGTTGAAGAACTTGAATGCTTGTTTGATATATGTTGTGGGCAGTCTAGGTCTCTGTTGATTAACTACATCTGTCTCTGGAGTTGCAAGGATTGTGGCAAAATCTCCTTCAGCGTGATGAGCGTGCTGCAAAGCTTAGTTGGATTTTCTCTAGGCCTGTTGATTATCTATATTCTGGTAATTATATCCGCGGCATCGGCTAAGTAAATCCTCCACTCCAGCGGTAATGTTTGCAATGTAAATAACCGGTCAAAGTCGGCAAATGTTAATTTAGCGCTAAAATGTACGGTAGCGTTTCCTTGTTCAAACAGAAATTTAAGCAAAACATAAACCAATAAAGCCATGTACAACTGTCCATACACTGCGTTTTCCGTCGTTCCAAATAGTCTCGGAATGTTTAAATGCTGCTTTATCCAACGAAAAAAGACTTCAATTTGCCAACGTTTTTTATAAATATTTGCGATCCCTTCAGGGGAGTACCAGTGCAGATTTGTAGCAAGAATAACCGGCTTTCCTTTGGGATCTTTAAGAATGACCACCCGAAACCGGTTCTCGGAAAGAGCCTTCTTTTTGCCCAATTGGCAGGTTAAATCCTGCTCAATACTTCCGGAAAATGGACGCTTTCGGTGTCGGGAAATCGGATTCGTAAATGTAGTATTATTGTGAAGCCGAATCACAAAGTATTGTCTATCCTCCCGTGCTTGGTACAGGTCAAACAACTTGTGTTTACCGTAAGAGCGGTCTGCAACTAAAATATATTGGCTATCCAGCAAGTCTTTGCAACTATTCAAATCATGCTCTTTACCTGTCGTTTCGGTGACTTTGTGCAGCTCCATCCGGTCGCCAATGATTCCTGCATGTAGCTTAACGCCGGCTTTTTCGCCTTTAATCGGAGCCCAAGGCAGCCGGCCCAGACCTACAGAAATGGTAGTGGAATCAACGATGAGCAGTTCCTTTGGAATGCCGAGTTTACGCTTCGTTTTTCGGTTACACAGTCCAATCATTACATTCAGCAAACGCTTGAATAATTCATAAGGAACGTCTTTGGCTTTTTTGGAAAGGGTGGAGTGATTCACAGAACTTAGCCCGCTAAGAGCCATTCGTTGTACCCCATCCCGGTATCCCTTCCACTGCTGGAAGGCAGCTTCGCCCAAGAAGAGAAGTAAATCATAGACCGTAAATTTTCGTCCCACATCGACATAATTTAATTCTTCGAGGATGGGACGTAATTTTTCTTCAGGAATCACTAATTGCAGAATATTCGATAATGAAGTAGACTTTTTCATGAGGTCGCCTCGTTTCGGATGGTTTGTAGGGGTACAAACACTTTACCGAATGAGCGGCCTTTTTGCTACCTTTTTTTGGTTAATCAACAGGCCTAGATTTTCTCCATATAATCCTGTCCTTTTTCATCTTTTATGAGTTTTAGTTGGAAATTCTCCAGCTATTTCAATAGAAATATGCCTTTGGAGCCTCATCTGGTACATTTAAGTGGAGTTTTTCCAACTAGTATTGAAGTACCGGTAATTTTCGGAGAATTAGATGGAGAAATTCCACTTAACATTTAGCCTGTGATCGATAAACCTCTTTGAAACAGTTCCCCCAACCTAAACCCCGCACTTTATCAACTGCCGCCACTCCTCGTACCCCAAAAGGTTGTAAATCTTAAAAAACAGAGTGAATATGTTGCTTTATAAACCCGTCAACTAAAGATATCATATTTCTTGTAAGCGATTGCTTAAAGGTTGTGAATTTAAAAATAGCGTTGCAGCAGCACTAACGCTCCTTCGCAAATTTGCTGCGGAACACCGAAGGGGAGAGGCCTTCTTTTTTGGAGAAGCAGGAGGAATAATGCGAGACATGGCGGAAGCCGACTTCCTCGGCGATACGTGCCACAGGCCAGGAGGTCTGGAGCAGCAAACGCTTGGATTGCTCGATCCGGTACACCTGCAGGTAGGCCATCGGCGTCATTCCGTAGACCTTCAGCATACTTTTGGCTAAATAATTCGGGTGGTAATTCAGTTCTTTCTGCAGAACGGAGTTGGTGAGATCATTCATGTAATTATTGCGGATGTACAGCTCGATCTGTTCAGCCAGATGGATGGCAGTCGCATCACTCGGCGAAGCCAGATCCCGGTCCAAATGCTGAAGGAAGGACTGAAAAACAGCCTGACGCCGCCAGTTACGCAGCGACCTCGGCTCCGATTCCTGTTCAAAGAATAGCTCCAGCAGTTCCATCGCTTTGACGGAAATGTTCAGATACTTCGGAATAAAAATGGAGCAGACATCTGTGTGGTTAACATAAGCTTTAGTTTTGTGCTCCTCAATCAGCATCTGCTGATTGGCAAGGCATTCGCTCATATCGGCACATTCCTGCCAGCTGCCAAAGGTCTGAAAATGAATCCAGATGATTTCCGTTGGCGCAGTGCAGGGGGCGAAGCCATAATGATGGGCATCCGGCAGAAGAATCATCCCCTCACCTTCACCTATTTCCTTCAGCACTCCGTTCTCACCTACCGGCAGGATCCCTTTGACAACAACGATCAAATCGAACACTCCGATGCAATTACGGTCTATATGGTAATCGCCAATCCCGTACGAGGCATGACCGCAGTCTACGAAATAGGGAATCGGAGGCGAAATAAAATGCAGGATGGGTGCATTCATCATTTATGAACTCCTCCAAAGGTTGGAAATTTGAAAAATCAGGTTGAAACCTTGAGTTTTTTTAATGGTATATCATGTCATATCATTAGTAAAGCGCTTTCTTAGGGAGTGTAATCCTATCATTTTTGAAGATTTGCGGCATTTTTTCTAAACGTTTAACTTAGACTTTAGTGGTCCGGGTTAAATGGTTAGACATACAAACCTGAAGCTATTTTGAAAGGGGATCAGCGGCAATGAAAACAGGAAAGACACTCGGAGCAGGCCTTATTCTGGCTGGCTCGATACTGGGCGCTGTCGGATGCGGAAACCATAACGGGACTAATTCGGCCTCACCGTCACCGGAATCAGAAGCTGCCACAACATCTGAAGCCTCTGCGGAAAAAGTAAAAATTATTTACACGATGTGGGGAAGTGCGGCGGAAGGGAATACGACCCAGACGGTGGCGGACCGGTTCAATGCTTCCCAGGACAGAATAGAAGTGGAAGTACAGGCAATTCCCTGGGAGAATTACATGACAAAATTGAATACGCTCGCAACAGCTGGCCAATTGCCGGACACAGGAATGCTTAAGGAGGATGGGGTCATCCAGTGGTCCTCTGAAGGCATGCTGAATGATGTCAGTGCCATGTATGAGGGAAGTGACAGCAAGCCGCTGGATAGCCTGGCCTATAAACACAAGGGCAACACTGTAGCCTATGCGGCTGCCAATGAAATTTTGCTGCTGTATTACAACAAAGACATGTTCGACAAAGCGAATGTCCCGTATCCTCCTTCTGCACTGGATCAGGCATGGACCTGGGACGAATTTGTAGACACGGCCAAGAAACTGACGATAGACAAGAACGGCAAACATCCCGGCGAGGATGGTTTTAATGCACAGAGCATCGTTCAATATGGCGCATCCGTCGAGAATCTGCCGTGGCAGCTCGAAACATGGGCACTCAGCAATGGCGGCGGGTTCTATTCCGAAGACGGGTCTGAGGTCAGAATCGGGGAAGACTCCAGCATGGAAGCGATTCAGAGAGTGGCTGATTTGTATTTAAAAGACCACGTTGCCCCGCTGTCTGTCGGGCAGACCGATGACGGCATTCAGCGCACCATCATTGCCGGCACGGTGGCCATGGCGACAAACGGCCAATGGAATGTAGGCACCAGCCTGAATACCGCCAAGGAGGAAGGCTTGAACTACGGCGTAGCCGTCCTGCCTTATATGAAGGATAAAGTGACGATCAGCACAGGCGGCGCCAATGTCGTATTCTCACAGACCAAGCATCCGAAGGAAGCAATGGAATGGCTGAAATGGTATAACTCTGAGGAAAATAATTGGGAGCTTATCTCCTCCGGCATTTGGATGCCTACTCTCGATAAGTGGTATAAGGATGAGACGCTCACCCGCAAATGGGTGGAAAATCCGAATTTTCCTCCATACGAGGAATACAAGTCAGCAGTTGTTGATTACGCCCAATCCTCTGCTGCAAGACCTGCCGCCTGGTTCTATACGAACTATACAACAGACTTTAATACACTGCTCGGCTCGGTTCTGGGAGATGTCTGGACTGGTAAAACTACCGCGAAAGAAGCGATTACCAAAAATCTAGAAGCTCTGAAAGCTATTCATGCAGGCAATCAATAAAAGATAGAAGGGATGGCCGCCTGTAAACTCATATGGCGGTCATCCTCTAATCGTGGGGGAGAGCGAGATATGGAAACCATCCGTAAACTGCAGAAACACCGTTCCCGCATTCATTCCAGCGAGGCGCGTGTCGCTTATATATGTCTGATTCCCGCTTTTTTAGGCTTAATCTTCCTGACTTATCTGCCGCTTGCCGGAGTGCTCGGGATCAGCCTGACCAATTGGACGGGGCTCAAGAGCCCGGAGTTCATCGGAATTGATAATTATATCAAGCTGTTCACCACCGATCCTTATATTAAGGATTCCATTTTCGCTACGATCTATTTTGCAGCTTTATCTGTGGCCGGAAGCATGATTTACTCTTTGTTTATTGCCATGCTGCTTAACCGTAAAATTCCGGCGAGAGGTTTTTTCAGAGCGGTATTCTATGTACCGTATGTTCTGCCGGCAGCAGCGATTTATGTAGGATGGTCCTGGCTGTACGAAGGGAATTTCGGTTTTTTTAACTATCTCCTGTCCGAAATGGGACTGAATAAAATTCTTTTTATCGCAGATTCCAGTTATGTTGTTCCTTCGCTTTCACTAATATCCGTATGGCTTTCGGGGAATTTGATCGTTATCTTTTTGGCGGGGCTGCAGAATGTTCCGGGTGTATACCATGAAGCGGCTGAAATGGACGGAGCGAACGGATGGCAGCGCTTCCTGCATATTACCCTGCCTTGCATGACACCGATTATTTTCTATAACCTCCTGATGAGTCTGATTGCCAATCTCCAGGTCGTTACACCGGCGCTTGCTTTAACCAATGGCGGTCCGGGCAATTCGTCGCGCTTCCTGACGTATCTGATGTATGACCAGGCCTTTGTCAATTACAAGCTGGGTTATGCCTGCGCAACTACCCTGATTATCTTTGCCATTCTTGCCGTCTTTACTGCCGTGTTATTCAAGACGTCGAACTTATGGATCTACAATGAAGGAGGCGACGACCATTGAGCACAGCCGCATACAGCAGACTAAGAAGCAAGAAACGCAGAAACAGGGTCATGAACATGGTAACGTTCGCCGCTGTCATTTTGTTCGCTTTGCTGGCTGTCTTCCCGATCTGGTGGATTTTTCGCACATCGCTCATGTCTAACTCAGAAATCTATCAATATCCGCCTTCGCTGGTGCCGCAGAACTGGCTGTTTTCCAACTATGAAAAAACGCTGGAGGTCTTTAAATTCTGGAAGTACCTCTGGAATACGATGGTGATCATCACTCCGTCCTGTCTGGCGGGTACATTCACGGCTACCTTATGCGGATATGCTTTTGCAAGGCTGCGCTTCCGGGGGAAAGGTCTGATCTGGGCGCTGTGCGTCGGTTCGATGCTTCTGCCGGCCATGGTTACGCTGATTCCGCTGTACATAGGCTGGACGCGCGGCCTGGGATTTAACGACAGCTATTGGCCGCTCATTCTGCCGTATTTCTGCGGCGGAGGTGCTTTCAACATTTTTCTGATCCGCCAGTTTATCATGTCTATCCCCAGAGAGCTTGACCAGGCGGCCACGATTGACGGAGCGGGTTACTTCCGGATTCTGTTCAGTATCATCATGCCGGCGATCCGGCCTGCAATGATTGTGGTTGCACTGTTTATCTTCATCGGGCTGTGGAATGATCTGCTCCAGCAGATGATCTATATCAATTCCAGTGATAAATACACGATCGCCCTCGGTTTAACGAACTTTAGAGGACAGCTGAAAAGTGACTGGTCGCTGACGATGGCCGCAACCTGTCTTTCCTTTGCTCCCGGTGTCATCTTTTACCTGATCGGCCAGAGGTATTTTGTTGAGGGGATTACGCTTACCGGATTGAAAAATTGACTTACAGCCTTGGGGAAGACCGCTCTAAAATGTGGAAACAGGGAGGTTATGATTGAATGATGACCAAAAAGCTCAAGCCGCTGGCAATGGCCCTGCTGCTGCTTTTTCAGACAGTGCCCCTGGAAGTCAGCGCCGCATCAGCCGCAGTTAATAACGGTATTTCCAATGCCAGCCTTTCTGCTAAAGTCGGTGATCTGGGACAAATTGAAGAGCTGTATATCAATAATAACCCTGCCAATAAAAACGGTGAGCCGATTAATTTTGTCCTGCCTAACGATACCTCGCCGCAGAATGACGTCCAGCACCAGTGGATGGGGGAGATGATTTTTTCATACCGTACCGGCGACAGTGAACAATTCCCTGACCACAGGGACGGCTTTGCTGAGGTGGATACGAATAAAACATTGGCGGCCGGCGGATCAGCCAAAGCTTCCAGCATCAATCCTGATAACCCCTATTTTAAAAAGACGGCTTCAGCAGACGGTAAAAAAGTAGAAATCAATTTTATCGGTCAGAATCTGGAGTCCACAGCCCAGCGGGCGATGAAAGGCTTTGATGTAAAATCTGTGTTTGATATGGATACGGAAGACGGCTCCATGCTGTGGGAAATTACCGTGAAGAACAAAAGCAGCAAATATATTGAATTCGGTGATATCGGCTTGCCTATGCCCTGGAATAACAAATACCGCACATTATCCGACACCTATGACGACCGTGTTACTGTGCATAATTTTGCCGGCGCCGACAGCGGGTATGCCTATGCCATCCGTACCAGCGGTGAAGGGAATTTCATGCTGTTTACCCCTGTACCGGAAAGCGGTGCGCGCATCGAATATGTAGACTACTGGATGCATGAAGCAGGGGAGCTGCGTGCCGGAAATACATTCTCGAACTGGACCGGTGACAGCGGAGGCTGGTATCCGGGGCTGAATGTTCTGTATATTCATTCCAAGGATATCCAGAAAACAGGGCGCGGCTATTTTACGGATGCTTCCAGCCTGGTTTTGGGGCCGGATCAGGAGAAGACTTACAAGTTCAAATTCTCAGCGGTACGCGGAGGCGATAACAAGCCGCAGGACAATGCCCAAAGCCCTAATAACCGATCAACTTCAATGGAAGACCGTGAAGCCAATCTCCGGTCTATCCTGTACCGGTCGGGTATGATCGATGCAGTAGCGGTACCTGGCTTTCAGACAGCGATCAATATGCCTGTCAAGCTGGATCTGCACTATGACGACAGCCTTATCGATGTAGAGTCCATTGACATTCAGAGTGTTCATGAGAATGATCCGTTTGACGAAAAACATATTCCGGACATCAAGCCCGGCAAAACCAGGGAAGAAATGGTGAACAATTCCCGCACCGGCCGCGGACTTTCTGACGGAAATCCGGGATATACGGAATCTTACGAATTCGTGGAAACCAAAATCGTAAACGGTGAACAGCATCATATCTATTCACTCCAATTCGGCGCGATCGGCAATAACAGTGTCCGTGTGAAATACAAGCTGAAGTCCGGTGATGAATGGGTCGATAAATTCACCCAGCTGGAGTTCAATGTTCTGGCTGAGCTGGACGCTACATCGGAAGCCCACTCTGAATTTATGGTGGAGCAGACACAGGATAAGAATCCGGAAAGTCCTACTTACGGCAACTATTTAGACTGGTATCTCTCAGGCGGCCTGGATCAGAACACCAGCCACTGGGGAGATGACTGGAGCCACGATAACATCAACTTCATGACCATGAAGAACTATCTTCATCCCGATCCGGATGAAATCCGGTCGATTGAAACTTACCTGATCGATTTCATGTGGGAACGGTTTATGAAGAATACACAGGATAGTTATATGGTCGCGAACTGGCTCAGGGATTCCGGAGCTTTTACAGATAAAGATAAACCGTATACACGGGCGTTCTCTGAAATTATGGAAGCCACCGGCTTTTTCAACATGTACCGCATCCAGAAGGCGTATCCCAATCTGATGGAGTACCGCGAATCCCCGCAGTATTATCTGGAAAAAGCCTATGGCATCTACTATAACCGTGTCTCCAGCGGTGCCATCGGATTCTATGGTGAGCAGCAGATTCCTGAGATGATTGAAGCGCTGAAGGAAGAGGGAATGCAGACCGAATCGGCAAATCTGCAAAAGAAATTTGCCCTGGATAAAGGCCGGAACATGACCTACGCCAATTATCCTTACGGTTCCGAATTTGAGTATGATAATACCGGCGAGGAGGGGGCTTATGCTGCCGCCAAAGCGCTGCGTACCTATTATCCGGAAGACGGGCGTGCAGCCGCAGCCGTGAAGAGCATGGAGATGGCCGACTGGAAGACACGTGCCATGCGCGGCATCCAGCCCACCTGGTTCCATTATTCCGTACCGGTATTCCGCGGAGGAGAAGGCTGGTGGAATTTCCAATATACGGCTTCTTTAGCGGGATACATTATGGATGACTGGCTCCGCTACGAGAACGACGGGAGGTCAGGGGACCAGACTGCTGTCGCACAGCAGCGCAACTATGCGGCTAAGATATCAAATTTCAACGCCGTAAATATGGGACAGATTTCAGCCCAGTCTGTAGGCAGTACCTCCTGGAGATATTCCATGTATAAGGGAGGCACCGGCACCAAGGATGTATTCGACGGCGGCTCCCGTGTGATGAACAACGGCTGGAATGACTTTTCCGGTGAAGCGGAGGAAGGCCTGTACGGTTCCCTGCTCAGCATCAGCTCCGATATCGTGACTGATCCTGTATTCGGTCTGTTCGGGTATGGCGCACTGGTCAGAGACGAAGGGGGCAGTTACAAGATCACGCCCAAAGACGGCTTCGGCAAACGGATTAATTTGATCAATGAGCAGATCTACCTGGAATCTGATAACGATAAGATAACAAGCGCAAACATAAGGAAAGACGGCAAAGGCTTTACCCTGCAGCTGTTGAACACTGCCGGGAAAGAGCATGCTTCGAGGATCACCTTTGACGGTGCGGGAACCGGAAACGGCTACTATGAGCTCAAGCTGAATGGGGCAGAAGCCGGACAGTTCTATGTGCATAATCATAAAGGTACCGCCATGTTCCAGATGGACAGTGCACCTGCAGCTGAACTGGCCATTGAAAAGAAGGATACCGGTGAGAATGAAGCTCCACAGGTTAAGGCGGAGACCGCATCGCAGCAGCCGCAGGCACTGATTCCCTTTATGCTGAACGGCATCGTGACCGATGACGGAGCGCCGGATGGCAATCTTACCTACCAATGGGAGGTTGTCAGCACTCCTGAAGGAGGCAAGCTAAACTTCAGCTACCCTAAAGCAAGCCTTACAAAGGTTACCGGTAATAAAGAAGGTTCTTATACAGTCCGGCTTACCGCAAATGACGGACAGAAGAGCGGTTCTGGAGAGGTGACCTTCCAGCTGGCTGCGCCGCCCGACAAGCTGCCGCCGGAGATTAGCCAGGTGACTGTGACACAGGATGCAGCGAACAACAGCATTCTGGTATTATCCGGCGAGGCAGTTCCTGATCCTGTGCACAGCGCAGCCTTTGAACCTGAGCTGACGTATGCATGGACTGTAAAGCAAAAACCGGACGGTACAGGGGATATTTCCTTTGTAGGCGGTGACAAAGCCACTGCATATGCGCGCGTAAGTAAAGCAGGGACTTATGTTTTTACCTTTACAGCGGCAGACGGAGACAAGAAGGCCAGCAAAGAAGCCACGATTGAGATCAAGGAAGACACAACTGACACCTACCGTGCACTAAGCGTAGTGACCCGAAAGGACGCAGCTCCGGCACTTCCCGGACAGGTGAATGTTCTGTCAGATGACGGATATAGCGAAAAGCATATCGTATGGGATACCATCGATCCGGCCAGCTATGGAAATACGGGAGTATTTGAAGCCAGGGGAACCGTCAAAGACAGTGATATCGAAGTGCTCGCCACCATTTATGTCGTTAACGTTCAGCCGCAGAATGCCGCGCAGACAGCCAAACCGTCTGCCAGCTTCTCGGGCGGTGACGGCTATCCTGAAGCGATGAATAATGGTGTTGATCCCAAAAGCTCAGGAGATTTCTCACCAAACCGCACTGCACCGAACAGCGCATGGCATAACTGGGGAAGAGAAGGGG
Coding sequences:
- a CDS encoding DUF5695 domain-containing protein, giving the protein MMTKKLKPLAMALLLLFQTVPLEVSAASAAVNNGISNASLSAKVGDLGQIEELYINNNPANKNGEPINFVLPNDTSPQNDVQHQWMGEMIFSYRTGDSEQFPDHRDGFAEVDTNKTLAAGGSAKASSINPDNPYFKKTASADGKKVEINFIGQNLESTAQRAMKGFDVKSVFDMDTEDGSMLWEITVKNKSSKYIEFGDIGLPMPWNNKYRTLSDTYDDRVTVHNFAGADSGYAYAIRTSGEGNFMLFTPVPESGARIEYVDYWMHEAGELRAGNTFSNWTGDSGGWYPGLNVLYIHSKDIQKTGRGYFTDASSLVLGPDQEKTYKFKFSAVRGGDNKPQDNAQSPNNRSTSMEDREANLRSILYRSGMIDAVAVPGFQTAINMPVKLDLHYDDSLIDVESIDIQSVHENDPFDEKHIPDIKPGKTREEMVNNSRTGRGLSDGNPGYTESYEFVETKIVNGEQHHIYSLQFGAIGNNSVRVKYKLKSGDEWVDKFTQLEFNVLAELDATSEAHSEFMVEQTQDKNPESPTYGNYLDWYLSGGLDQNTSHWGDDWSHDNINFMTMKNYLHPDPDEIRSIETYLIDFMWERFMKNTQDSYMVANWLRDSGAFTDKDKPYTRAFSEIMEATGFFNMYRIQKAYPNLMEYRESPQYYLEKAYGIYYNRVSSGAIGFYGEQQIPEMIEALKEEGMQTESANLQKKFALDKGRNMTYANYPYGSEFEYDNTGEEGAYAAAKALRTYYPEDGRAAAAVKSMEMADWKTRAMRGIQPTWFHYSVPVFRGGEGWWNFQYTASLAGYIMDDWLRYENDGRSGDQTAVAQQRNYAAKISNFNAVNMGQISAQSVGSTSWRYSMYKGGTGTKDVFDGGSRVMNNGWNDFSGEAEEGLYGSLLSISSDIVTDPVFGLFGYGALVRDEGGSYKITPKDGFGKRINLINEQIYLESDNDKITSANIRKDGKGFTLQLLNTAGKEHASRITFDGAGTGNGYYELKLNGAEAGQFYVHNHKGTAMFQMDSAPAAELAIEKKDTGENEAPQVKAETASQQPQALIPFMLNGIVTDDGAPDGNLTYQWEVVSTPEGGKLNFSYPKASLTKVTGNKEGSYTVRLTANDGQKSGSGEVTFQLAAPPDKLPPEISQVTVTQDAANNSILVLSGEAVPDPVHSAAFEPELTYAWTVKQKPDGTGDISFVGGDKATAYARVSKAGTYVFTFTAADGDKKASKEATIEIKEDTTDTYRALSVVTRKDAAPALPGQVNVLSDDGYSEKHIVWDTIDPASYGNTGVFEARGTVKDSDIEVLATIYVVNVQPQNAAQTAKPSASFSGGDGYPEAMNNGVDPKSSGDFSPNRTAPNSAWHNWGREGDPAWVIYEWDQPFLASSMDVYVFQDGGGNFRPKDMQLMLRDEAGKWYTPRAVKGLGNELNKYNTTTFEPAYITGVRIDMKPTANGSGILEWKVYGYTGAVDKSELIKVYNYVNTLNAANFNEPGLAPVAAAKAEASAVIQNMNAADEEIARALEKLLADLQLLHPRDGNMAYLASISSSYTSPWENLAAVNDGKKTGSNLLHWGTWGNAGAEEWVQYEWPQGAVIQSSNLVLWSDAGGIKPPSKYVYSYIPLNSVTNEWVTAATVTEGIKVIDHTPAESVNSYGFEPSLEVKALRVTMTKQSPAGDNGVGLWEWEVIRPVSKQEQSPPSDTVVKGINVTVSGAADGIITGVDETMEFQKREDDSGSWTAVSGTEITGLDTGIYYVRYKETETHLASPALTISIDNPADPELQEVTDAEVKTGDGMLTLTWTNPSSEDFDHVLLTGEGITAQTIGGGASSAAITGLVNGTAYTMKLQTVDTAGRVSAGINVSGTPAGPEPTTTPTPTPEPTATPEPTSDPTPTPKPEPTGTPTPTPKPEPTPIPEPSTDPTPTPTAEPTASPTPIPTATPVPEPTAAPTLEPTSAPEPAPSSFPGSPPSTAYTPPLVPVSVKVEGNLIKVGPLKMDTLTGIASGSPIRQEDINKALANAQADNSGVKTVRVEMPAAEGAHAYTVVLPASALHAVTATMRVEVVTETGTITIPSNVLKTAAKDVKIVVLTIGRADTSALDPDTFVAAVGSRPVLDFSVKIDGVPAAADTLNAPFGINIPYTPAAEELVNYEYLSIWSVDANGKPVRIKDAEYDTAQKTIVFTAVQSGKYGVVYTKKSFSDVPQNSWYATSVVTMASKGFIDGTSPTTFSPDDKVTRSEYLAWLVRTLELTAEFSTNFTDIQVTDKYYEEIGTARALGISVGFKNTFNGDDEITRQDMAVMTMRALRVAYPAVQTGSAEDLKRFADAGQTAPYATEDMAAMVKTGFINGRGPTILSPMGVTTRAEAAQVLYKIRKMYTE